The following nucleotide sequence is from Candidatus Hydrogenedentota bacterium.
CGTCCTGCACGACGAGCGCGCCGCGCAGGACGAGCGTGTACTCGTCGAATTCCGGCCGCTGCGCAGGTTCGACCCATCCGGATGGACTGACCATGTGCGCAATGCTTACGGCTTCCGTGCCGGTGTTCATGCGTCCTATGAATTCGCGGATGATCTTGGGCTTGCTTCCTGCCGCGGGGATAGATGTGGGTGCGGTTATGTGCACGGGCATAGGCTTGTCTTGCTTTCACTGCTTGCCTTGGCTACGGTGCATCACGATAAGAAAAGCCCTATAATGAATCAACTCGCGCGCGACGCGCCGCCGGGCCTGCCTGAAATCGTCATGTGCCGCCGGCCCGTCGCGCACAGAAAGGAAGGAGCTTGCAGGATGCAACACGA
It contains:
- a CDS encoding cupin domain-containing protein, with the translated sequence MPVHITAPTSIPAAGSKPKIIREFIGRMNTGTEAVSIAHMVSPSGWVEPAQRPEFDEYTLVLRGALVVQDEGGRVFEARAGEAIIARRGERIQYSTPGPEGAEYIAVCVPAFSPETVHRDNG